One genomic region from Candidatus Eremiobacterota bacterium encodes:
- a CDS encoding PAS domain S-box protein, translating into MRDLRQVVAAAPIAIVVADGAGRILLANDQGERLFGYDANELLGRPVEMLVPERFRDAHPILRGGYAESPESRPMGAGRDLYGLRKDGTEVPIEIGLNPVETDDGRVTLAAIVDITERKRSEEHLRRIVDASPYAMLVVDTAGTITLINAQTSALFGYEPEELLGAPVETLIPARFRAGHGLLRHEYAQTSSTRPMGAGRDLFALRKDGAEIPVEIGLSPLSTPKGDFVLASVVDITERKNAEEMRLQRDRAIDASKIKSQFVATMSHELRTPLNAIIGSAELLGTTTLDDRQRAFVGSIEESAEALLAIISSILDLSKIEAGKVELGAHEFDLEALVEASAGVLAQHVKQKGLRLYTFVDPSIPPIVRGDADRLRQILLNLLANALKFTERGQIVLRALPLETSVRHATVRFEVEDTGIGIAPDVIPQLFEPFVQADSSSSRRYGGTGLGLSISKRLVELMGGTIGVNSEPDRGSTFWFTARFARASAAVPTRRVYGVRALIVTSDAELADTLSRYAEAWGIPAAHARGTAGIAEAMLAHRGTQEDCIVLADVDSVETEALVAALRDHGIAEEAIVAIGGEERVAKPIRQAVLFDRIVSALGHTDDEPGAAPVPAETVPAGKVLVAEDNASLQEILQEQFARLGVPVTIVSDGARAIEALAREPYALVFMDVHMPNVDGFAATRAVRMSERGTGTHVPIVAMTANAFKEDREACLAAGMDDYLSKPMRINDLRTMIERWMGDATRVPGPVH; encoded by the coding sequence GTGAGAGACCTTCGCCAGGTGGTCGCCGCCGCCCCGATCGCGATCGTGGTCGCCGACGGAGCCGGCCGCATTCTCCTCGCCAACGATCAGGGCGAGCGTCTCTTCGGATACGATGCGAACGAGCTGCTGGGGCGGCCGGTCGAGATGCTCGTCCCCGAACGGTTTCGCGACGCGCATCCGATCTTGCGCGGCGGTTACGCGGAATCGCCCGAGTCGCGCCCGATGGGCGCGGGACGCGACCTCTACGGTTTGCGCAAGGACGGAACCGAGGTCCCGATCGAGATCGGTCTGAACCCGGTCGAGACCGACGACGGCCGCGTGACCCTCGCGGCGATCGTCGACATCACCGAGCGCAAGCGCAGTGAGGAGCACCTGCGGCGGATCGTCGACGCCTCGCCGTACGCGATGCTGGTCGTCGACACGGCGGGCACCATCACGCTGATCAACGCGCAGACCTCGGCGCTGTTCGGCTACGAGCCCGAGGAGCTGCTGGGCGCACCTGTCGAGACGCTGATCCCGGCGCGCTTCCGCGCCGGCCACGGGCTGCTGCGGCACGAGTACGCGCAGACATCCTCCACCCGCCCGATGGGAGCGGGACGCGATCTCTTCGCGCTGCGCAAGGACGGCGCCGAGATCCCGGTCGAGATCGGGCTGAGCCCGCTCAGCACGCCGAAGGGCGACTTCGTCCTGGCCTCCGTCGTCGACATCACCGAGCGGAAGAACGCTGAGGAGATGCGGCTCCAGCGCGACCGCGCGATCGACGCCTCGAAGATCAAGTCGCAGTTCGTCGCGACGATGAGCCACGAGCTGCGCACGCCGCTGAACGCGATCATCGGCTCGGCCGAGCTGCTCGGAACGACGACGCTCGACGACCGTCAGCGCGCGTTCGTCGGCTCGATCGAGGAGTCGGCTGAGGCGCTCCTGGCGATCATCAGCAGCATCCTCGACCTCTCGAAGATCGAGGCCGGGAAGGTAGAGCTCGGCGCGCACGAGTTCGACCTCGAAGCGCTGGTCGAGGCGTCGGCGGGCGTGCTGGCGCAGCACGTCAAGCAGAAGGGTCTGCGGCTGTACACGTTCGTCGACCCGTCGATCCCGCCGATCGTGCGCGGCGACGCCGATCGCCTGCGCCAGATTCTCCTGAACTTGTTGGCGAATGCGCTCAAGTTCACCGAGCGCGGACAAATCGTGCTGCGGGCGCTGCCGCTCGAGACCTCGGTACGGCACGCGACGGTGCGCTTCGAGGTCGAGGACACCGGGATCGGGATCGCACCCGACGTGATCCCGCAGCTCTTCGAGCCGTTCGTGCAGGCCGACAGCTCGTCGTCGCGGCGCTACGGCGGGACCGGCCTAGGGCTCTCGATCTCGAAGCGTCTCGTCGAGCTGATGGGCGGCACGATCGGCGTGAACAGCGAGCCCGACCGCGGCTCGACCTTCTGGTTCACGGCGCGCTTCGCGCGCGCGAGCGCCGCGGTGCCGACGCGCCGCGTGTACGGCGTCCGCGCGCTGATCGTCACCAGCGACGCCGAGCTCGCCGACACGCTTTCGCGCTACGCCGAGGCATGGGGGATTCCGGCGGCGCACGCGCGCGGCACCGCTGGAATCGCGGAGGCGATGCTCGCCCATCGCGGGACGCAAGAGGACTGCATCGTCCTGGCCGACGTCGACAGCGTCGAGACGGAAGCGCTCGTCGCCGCGCTGCGCGACCACGGGATCGCCGAGGAGGCGATCGTCGCGATCGGCGGCGAGGAGCGCGTCGCGAAGCCGATCCGGCAAGCGGTGCTCTTCGACCGGATCGTCTCGGCGCTCGGGCACACGGACGACGAACCGGGCGCGGCGCCGGTCCCCGCGGAGACCGTCCCGGCCGGGAAGGTGCTGGTCGCCGAGGACAATGCGAGCCTGCAAGAGATTCTTCAGGAACAGTTCGCTCGGCTCGGGGTTCCCGTGACGATCGTCTCCGACGGCGCCCGCGCGATCGAGGCGCTCGCGCGCGAACCGTATGCGCTCGTTTTCATGGACGTCCACATGCCGAACGTCGACGGCTTCGCGGCGACGCGCGCGGTGCGCATGAGCGAGCGCGGCACCGGGACGCACGTCCCGATCGTCGCGATGACCGCGAACGCGTTCAAGGAAGACCGCGAGGCGTGCCTCGCCGCCGGGATGGACGACTACCTCTCCAAACCGATGCGCATCAACGACCTTCGTACGATGATCGAACGGTGGATGGGCGACGCCACGCGCGTACCCGGTCCTGTGCACTGA